The genome window ATCACAAATCACAACAAAAAAATCAACCATAAAcattaaaacactaaccggttaatgggtttcgagggtgtgtgtaaagcttccaaccgggtgtgtgtgtgagccgatccaagtccaaatccgagaatgatgaagtgtttgtgttctagagtttaagtgagagagagaagtaggagagtgtgtgggtgtaatgtttcaacaaatggtaacaaataactaagggtggtttatatataggctagttccaagtgtgtgcacccttagtgggtttcgagtggggggttttcggcccaatggcccaaccggccaaatgttctcggcccaaaggcccattcggccactattcactcgagacctcttggtctcgagtcgggtccgttgtttcgtgtcgggttctcggttcacatataacacatacacatatatatacaaatgcacatataacaaagcacttatcacataaaaaggttcacatTATCATTAAGTTCAATCGGTTAACTAATCacgtaacgtacaagcaagtcacatcaagacacaacgaaggttctaggtttcgggttgtcacaaaagTACCCTAAGGTTAACATTGCTTCTAATGGTGTTAGTCATTTTGGATGGATTTAACAACTTTTTTGAAACTTCAGTGGTTcctatgagaaaaaaaaaaaccttttttggatggatctagcaaatgtgaataaacgtcagggacgattttagcaatttactctaaaaatactaaaacgtagataaaaatagaCACGTCGTAACAGCAtactcaaaattttataaaacatcatatcatgtaatagaaaaacaaaatatgtttaataatataattaaataaataaaagctaGAAAAAATATAATAACATATATAATTTTAATTTTGTTTACTGTTTATGACCatttttttaatatgtataatgtataataactagttgatgccccgtcTGCGTTGCGGGGCGAAgcccgaataattctcaatcaattaagaAAACACAACTATAATTTTGCTatgaaaaaaactaaaacgatgataagaccgtaatttttagctcagggcaaaactgtaatttttgcaggactaatgagcgagtgttaggcagatTCTTGAcacgtaaaaaaaattaaatggagtcaaccaattaaaacaaaaaacttttatagttttttttttgctaaaaaaactaaaacgatgggaaaagcgttattttgaactgagggcgagatcataattttaattcaggGATGAAATCGTAAATTAAAAGGATCAATGAGGGAGTGCCAGACAACTGCCGACATGACTGCAATTTTACActaggggcaaaattgtaatttaaccaggaaaacaaacaaaaatgatggagaaaatgtaaatttaagttgaggggaaaatcgtaacttggctgtgagggaaaaaaactaatggcaaaactctaaatttaaacggggcaaaatcgtaatttttaacagAGGGCAAAACTGAAATTTTTAGTTGGGAGAAAAAGCGtacatttatttttaagtggggggtaaaaacataattttgaactgatggcaaaatattaattttaaggaaaaaactaatggcaaaagtgtaaatttaaacgggacaaaatcgtaattttgaaccgagggtaaaatcgaaatttttagctgggagcaaaaacgCAAATTTGTTTTTGTGGgagggtaaaaacataattttatactGATGGCAAAACCATAAATTTAACTCGGGATAAAATCATAAATTTGTTGAAAAAAAGCCTGGAACTATTCAGCCGCCCATTTCAAGGAATAGAGGGCGGTCACTATTACCCCTAATGTGTTTTGTATATGTTGAATTATTAGACGAATGAGATTatctatttatattaaaaaaataaaaaaaggccACCGCCCTTTTCCACCAATTGGTGGATGAAACTATTACCCCAAAGCATCTTTGtatataatctaatctaatctaatctaactactataataaaagaaaccactttagtgACACTTATCATCATATTAGACCATCtcttgtagataattattattttaatttaatctcttctaattaattatatattatcctcctacaaaatattatttaatttaatagggtggagatacaataggaagtttatttggctaggaaggctaggaagtgatcttgaccatccattaagttaatcaagggctgaggttaaatcagggaaattgaaaggaagaaaagaggcgcatgagtttgttcaagggcattctagtcaatccaagccaatagtttctctctcctctaattcctccccattttttaaacgttaataactctttcatacgacattatttttttataaaaattgcaccaaaaaaacaagcttttttttatctttaaaacgagtatagtattgctatatttaaaaaaaatttaaaactcagttgcgtaaaacgcaatagaaaaatcaccagttacgtaaaacgcaatgaaaaaaaagctctaaaaatgacatttttctaaaacgcaatgcaccaaaaacacaaagaaatgacttatttgtaaaacgcaatggccagaaaacacaaagaaatgtcttatttgtaaaacgcaatggccagaaaacacataaaaatgtgttttacctaaaacgcaatgcaccaaaaacacagaaaaaggtgttttacctaaaacgcaatgcaccaaaaacacaaagaaatgtcttatttgtaaaacgcaatggccagaaaacacttaaaaatgactcattctaaaacgcaatggactgaaaacacctaaaaaatgtgttttacctaaaacgcaatgactaaaaacacttaaaaatgtgtttttttctaaaacgcaatagccagaaaccacataaaactctcttatttctaaaacgcaatggacacataaaactgtctgtcactttgaactgtctgaattgtctacgaattactgtcttcgaaatgagctaatttctggaaaattaatttttctgatgcgtttttagtacagcaatttaatcgagaaaatttttttaagtgtttttagtatagctcaaccccagccaggggctctgcccctggaccccgccaggggctgccgcccctggacccccgcaaagatcgtaaaacgcaatgactaaatcaaaaacccagatcgtgaaaatgaaattaaagaatttcttacatggatcgaagccgatttcttcatcaattgacgaaatttgaatgatagaaacacttatcaacgctcgaatcgaacgaatcgactgattatctccaaaatcaccggaaaaacgagatttttttatgaaattaaactgggttttgttcaaaaaaagctgaagaacacgttgatcgggttttgagtcattgattggtgatgaaaatcgcactataatgtagtgattattgagatagaaagtgaagaaatagttgaagatggtgggttttgaaaatggtgggttttgaagttactaggttttgaaaaaggaagaagaaggagttggattgactaaaataccctttctctttattttaaaatttgccacatgtcataatcctatggttTTCTATCCTttctagcgaaaattaacttcctatttgatcttttccctaatttaatatcttatattatatataactctcctactaaatattattagtttaatatcatatgaataattattatttagtttaatctccttctcatttataatattatttatttgaattaattatatttgaacgttttgtttagtttggtataaaATAAAtcttacgaaacttaaaataaaattaactaatattatttatcatttatacatttacggagttttaaataaagggttaaatttattgagacttcgttaacaaattttgcaacaacagaataatctatttttatcacgaaaaccaaactttgtattaatatattaaatatttttattttcactgtataaaattacatttactcgacccatgtaacacatgaggttttttaagatatacctttttattatttgatatataaaattagatttactcaattcgtacaatacacggggttttttaaggatatatattttttattatttagtacagaaaattacatttattcaaatcGTGTAATGctcatatttttaaagatgtagattttttattgtttggtatataaaattacatttattcaacccgtgtaataaatggggtttttaaagatgtattattttattagttgataaacaatattacatttatttaacccgtgtaatacacgtggttttaaagatataacttttttattttgtatataaaattacatttattcaacctttacaatatggttcttatagatataattttttattatttaatatataaaattatatttattcaacccgtacaataaatgaggttttaaagatatgttgttttattatttagtactagtattaagcccctgcgttgcaggGGTTGTTATAAACTGTGTCAAGTAGTATCAATGCTATACCATTATCAGCGATCACCAACACCGGAAAaatcgtaaaaacaaaataaataaaaacggaaaaaaaaaataaagccgagcgaaaagcagacgtaaaatctttgaattacGCACGCTCGTTGTAGAGAAATTAAAtcgaaacataaaacatagaaaaaataactaagttaatccaggacccgtgcgttgcgacgaacgtgtcaaacggagaaaaatagatgtgtttTGACGGGccaaacgggaaaaatagacgaaaaatgttgaaccccacacgcacgttgcggtgcattaactcacaaaatttagaacgaaacgaaaagcttgggaatgatgaaaagtatggtggaaaaaaaatgaaaattaaaaagagttggggttaaattggaaaagatgaaaagctttagattaataagtaaaaatacaaagggtctaaattgcaaaagtATAAAAGTTTTGggtaatattattaataaataaaaaacaaagggtctaaaacaaaggatattaataatttattagatattagatttagatatttataatattattaattggatttattaatattaaaataaagataaggataaagataaagataagtgatatatatatatatatattaattattagtATTAAAAGAactattttaattaaataaatataaataaaatttatgtggttgaaggagagaatgccatgtggcattatttgtagtcttttattaatatttagatataaaatttatttattcaaccccgtgtaatacacggggttataacctaatataatataatataatgagtAAATTGTTATTTTTCTGATTTAATCAAAATATTTATTTCAGTTCAGTAGGTTAAATCTTGACAAAACAATATCAGAATTTTATTTCGTGTTAATCAACTCCAACACTGTTAACTTCATCTAACCTCCTACTAAGTTTCATTAGTTTGTCTCACACGCGAGGGGCAATTTCatccttttgtttttttttttttttctaattcaCACTCTTTCGTTTAAAACACTAAAACAAAATTCATTATATAATTTCTTGAAAATATTAAGTGTAAGTGGAGGGGTCCTTTATTTAAGAATTGCTTTGGAAGTGTGCTATTCGTGATCCATGATCAAGCTTTACACACCAAATCCGAATTTGAGAGTGAGAACTTGAGTTCTTGAAGTGTTGTTGGTATTTCTTGGTGATATTTGGTCCTTGAAGACTCAAAGCTTCATTCTTGCTCGTGTTCTTCATCCACATAAGATTAAGCAACCTTTGTTCATCCATTCCTAGCCTGCAATTGTCTTCATACCGTAAGAATCATGATCTATATCCATTATCTTGTTCAAAACTCTATTTTAAGGTACCGGCCTCCAGCCATCCGCTTTTGTAGTACCCAATGTAATGGGCCCCGGTTCATTTGGTCAACCACTTCAGGCTATGGGGTGGCAACAAGATAAGCTTAACGGTTTTGGAAATGGTCAAGAACAATGAGCTGTGTTTGAGTTAAAGTTGGTCAATGTTCCACAAACTTGAAAGGGAACCTTGAGCTTCTGATCAGAAACTGAAGAAACAAGACAAGGATCTTTAACCAAAATCCACTTGCAAACAAACTTAATTTGGCTGTCAACAATCATCTACATGAATCTTGATTTGCAGCACAAAAAATAATAGAACAGATCCTGTTCAAGTAAGGTCGTGCTTTATCACCTCTTTATGTTCTATATATACAGCTTCTATTTTATACTTTTCACCAATGTGGGACGACACAAACTAACTTAAGTAAATCAGTGtttaaacttttcgaactttcaACAACTGTTACAACGGTCATTCAACCTCATCAAACAGTTTTTTAACACTCAGTGTCCAAATCAGAAACTTAGTGAAAGTTGTtgtttattgtattttttttttatatatataatcaaaCAGTTTTTTGTTTCAAATTAAAAATTCCATTTGCTCCATAACAAGAATAAAGAAGCAAAAGAATTGGTGAAGTGAGTTTATTCTTCTCCAAAATCCACTTAGCTTGTTTACAACTTCCTCATCAAATCTAATATTCAACATCACATGTCCCTTCATTGAACTTGATGCTTCATATCTCTCATAGCATATGCCACTGGAACTATAAGACTCACGATAATGGCTGTTTAAAAACAACATTACAAATTTTAACTAAAAAGTCGGATCTATGTGTACAAGCAGATGTGGAAAATGGGCCTGCTTAATTTGTTTTATCAACTTGACTTGTTATAGGTAGCAATTTCCGCCCGCTTATACACACACTATGGTCTATGAGTcaatattttgttttgttatctTGGGTTGAATATAATGAAAAGTCAAAAGTATACAATATCCATTACCTGCGGAGCAACAACTAAGGTTACTCCTCATGACTGGAGGCCATAGATTTAAGACATGAGTTCTTCGTACAAACATGTTTAGACATCAAGCTTCCTCGTCGAGTTCATAAACCTGACTGTAGAACGTATACAATCTGTCAATATCTTTCAGACATTTCATCTGATATGCAAAGATAAGTAGGGTGCATCTTGCATAAAATAAGATCTGGAAGCTTCATAGGCACCTACGAGATTAGGATCACGATAACCCAACAGGTAGAGAAACATCAACAGCATGTGGTCTGCATCTCTAAGGTGGTCACATTTTCCATATAAGTCGAtaaaaacttgaaaaaaaaaaaaaaaaaaaaaaaaaaaaaaaaaaaaaaaactgattttgTCTGTCAGACAACCATGGAACCATGCCACAACCCAAATGGGCTGGCAACGATCCTCTACTGAGCCATGGTCAAGACCATGGGGCTCTGTTAATCACACTCTGGTTCCATGGTCATGACTCATCAACCAGACATGGGTTTCTGTCTTCTTAGGAATCAAGAATACAGAGGTACGAGCCTATAGAACAGATCCTGTTCAAGTAAGGTCGTGCCTTATCTCCTGTTTATGTTCTATATATACAACTGCTATTTTATACTTTGCACCGATGTGGGACAACACAAACTAATTGACTACACTAATTGCAACCTGCTATTTGTTATCAAAATTAACTGCAGTAACTGCAACCTGCTTTATTTTTGTCAAAGTTACGCAAGTAATCAGTTTCGGAAGGCACACTTGTTGCAGTGAAGATTAACCGTCCAGTGACCGGATTAGAAATTTAGTGACAGTTGTTGCTGTTTATTGCAATTTAGTCTATTATATATGATCAAACagtttttgtttcaaatcaaaaatTCCATCTTTCATTTCTCAACTTATATTCATTCCATAACACCAAAACCTCCATCACACAAAAAAAGCCCCTTACAAATGAAAACCAAAAAGAAGCTAAAGAATAATAGTTCAACTGAGTTTATTCTTCTCCAAAATATAATTCTTaactttctttataaatttctcATCAAATCTTATATACAACTTCTTCAACTTCACATTTCCCTTGATTAAACTTGAATCAACATATGCTTCATATCTCTCATATGCCACCGGAACCGTAAGAGCCACAATAATGCCTGTTAAACTTACAAATCTTAACTTGAAAGCCGGATCTATGCATACAAGCAGATGTGGAAACTAGGAAGTGAGCGGGTTGGGTAACAGGTCAAAATGTGTAATTTCTAAACATGTCGGTTCACGTTGACAAACAAACACCATTTGTCCATTTAAATAATATATGTTAATATGTTAAATGACATCACAAACCCAACTTGTTTTTACACGAACATAAAATCGATCCATTTTGACATGTTTCCCAACAAACCTGGCCAACCCATTTTTTCCACCTTTAAATACAAGATGAGAATGGCTTACTTGTGTAGCATAATGTACGGAAATCAGTTAGGCTTCCGATAACCGAAATTAGAACCAGATATGCAGCTACTTTAACAAACATTTTTGGGTCTTTACCAAGTGCAATATCATGGGATACAGATAGAAACGTGTTTGTTCGGTCACGAATTATAGTTGCAAACTCATTTATGGTTTCTTCTGAAAGCTGCAAGTGTGGTATTGGTGGTGTAGGTCTGTTTTGCATCATGTTTACAAAAGTATATATTATTACATGAATCAAATACCCACAAAAAAAAATAAGTGTATAACTATTCTCTTCAAGTCAAGGTCAAACAGACTCGTTTTGAACTACGACTGATACGAATATAGTCacattttttatataacttttccCCTTGTAGTTTTATGGCAAAACTGTAACAAAATAGAAACAAACTATACGTTTTTTCACGATTTAAGCAACTAAGTTTATATATACCCATAGAACAGAAACCAACATACAATTTATTGTCGATTTTAGCAACCAACCCCGTCTTCGATAGATATCAATCACGAGTAAATTTCTGATGCGGCACTTGTAGAAAAAGGTAAGTTGGTTTCTATTTTGCGTCTAACTTAAAGTTGGATGTTAAAatcataaatattttttttgtaaagTTGGTTTCCATTTCGTGCAATTTGTGCTAATATTCATAGAGCGTTGATTTACATGTTTAATTTTTCTTAAGAAACTGAAAGGTTTGTATCAATTTTGCAGTTAGCATCCGTCCGTTTGACCTGAAAAGTCAACCATATGACTTGAAGATTAGGGGGTGTGTGGGGTGTATAATTACTATTACCTGTTGAGAATTTGTGCTGATTTGGCCCATAGGAAAAGAATTGTAAGCAGGAGTAAGAGAACATTGGAGACATATGATAACAACGTGTAATCCGATCTTTCGAACATCACCCACGAAGCCAAAGTTATTATCAAAATTGCCATTGTAACATTTTTATCCCTCCATAGAATCACATCTGCAACTGATCAAATGCAAATAATTTTGAAAATACTATATTAAGTTCGCCATGAACACAAAATCAACTTTAGTTAATCATATTTTGATCATTCTTTTGATCTGCTCCAACACATTAATTATTCAATatccatagttattaaaggcgttaGGCGCGGGCGCATAGGTCTCGCCTgtggcctaggcgcaaggcgcaaaaaaagtgcgggcctgagaaaaaaaaaaagcgcacaacaaaaaaaactaaaaatatttttatataatagaaaattaataccattcttcaaataaaataaaactaaagctattatataacattttatatcgtctatttagtaccaaaagttataaatgctagtttattagtgtagaaaaatagttttcgttagataaaagtagaaattTCGTTGGAATCTTGCCATAATTTAaagaatttggccggaaactcaTTTGAATTTAGGAATCTCGCTGGAATATGAGCATGAACCATTacctggagaattaaagcgcaattgcctcGACTTAAGGCACCATTGCCTCGCCTTGCTAGGaaattgggcctaggcgcaagaggcgatggcatTTAACAACTATGTCAATATCACATAATCACTTTCAAACAAGAACTTGCATAGATTTTAAAGATCAAAATGAGATCTTGACCGATGATTACAAAAACCCATGAATGGATATCAAATCAAATAATTTTGTAGATTGGAAACAATCAAGATATGAACTTGGATTGAATCAAGCTGTTCTACCATTAACTAAAAATGCATAAAGGCATGTTTTGACCTCTGCAGACAACCCAATTACTTACAATATATAAATTTAATACACATTTTCTATAATGACAGAAAAACTAATCAAATTTGGATTAAAATTGAATAGTTCATGTCATAACTGAAGTTGAAAACAAGTAAGAAGTCAAATTCTACACTTTTTTCAGATTTTTCTACAACCAACTACATTATTCAAGATCAAGATGAGATCTTTACTCATCAAAAACAAAAACCCACAATTTAAAAATCAAGATTACTCAAACGAAATAATAATAACAAGAAAAAGTTTTGAACTTTTGAAAATCTGAAAGACTTACAGAGTCCCCCTCCAAGAATATGATGAACAGTTGCCTGCCGGTTAAACAATAATCGATCTGATGAAGTCATCCAGATTCTGCGGATGAATCAAAGATTTGAGATTGAATGATATGGAAAGCAAAAGCTTATCTGTAAAGAAGAAGAGGAAGGAGTGTTCACTCACCTTTGTGATGGTAAATTGCAATTAGGGGGGTGATGGGTGAAATCTGTGGGGTTTTAGAGATGATGTAGTGATTATTCCAGCCTAAAAGATGAAAAATTAAAAAGCAAAAAATGGTCTCTGGTTTGgctttttctttgatgagagagaTGTAGTTTCAACAAAAGACATTTCTACCTTGAGTGGCCGAGGACAACACAAAATCTTGTATAATGTATACCAGtacacaattattccaaaataaTCAACATTTATGACTAGTTTTGAATGTTTCATTTTAACCATAGTTTTATATAACTTGAATGATTCATTTTAATCTAAAACAGTAAAGTGTAATTTTACCCCAGTGGACACGGCCGACTAACACCTTTACCCCTTGTTTCTGAAATATTGATGTCTTACCCCCAACGTTTTCTGATTGCATCAATGTCTCCTGAGGGATAAAATTGTAACATTACCAAAAGGAAATGTCCGTAATCTTACCTATATTTATACAGTAAACTTCAATTTTACCCCATGTGCTTTACCTGCGCTGACACGTTTACACCCTGTTTTATTAAAGTGTCTTCTTTGGTGATGTACAGACCACTCCGGCGATATTCCGACCACTGGAGAAGCGTACATAATTCTTATAAGTTAACCGGTTCAAGTCAATGACTTGAATAAAACCCGTTAACATTCTAATGGATCATAGTTCCCTccattccagattaggagcctcAAGTAAATAGCGCCTATATTAGTTATTTTGATTAACGGCTTTGCTTAAACACCTTTGATTTATAAAGATATGCTCAGGTAAATGCTCTTAGCCTATTTTCCTTATACGGACTTGGGATACGACATTagccgcttggtcgggtattaaATCATGGACGAATGATGCTTAAAATTTAAATAACCCGTTTTTTGTCACACCCAGTCataggcggaagcacgaggtgtaaTCGTGACTGATTCTCATTGCATATGAATTAGCAAACATACTATATGATTAAAATAAACTCCAAATGCCATACCATAAGTTTCCAAACACAAACATGAGTTAATAATAGTGTTTACATCACTTTAAAAGAAACTAAGTTTTAAAAGTTAACAACATAgttcaagttttaaaagatcaAGGATTTGTTCCTCATATCACCGCAAGGAGGCGGGATATAACGAACAACCCAACAAAAGTGGCATGGAGTTATGACGCTCGACTTCTTGAAGCA of Helianthus annuus cultivar XRQ/B chromosome 1, HanXRQr2.0-SUNRISE, whole genome shotgun sequence contains these proteins:
- the LOC110895410 gene encoding reticulon-like protein B12 isoform X1, which gives rise to MTSSDRLLFNRQATVHHILGGGLFADVILWRDKNVTMAILIITLASWVMFERSDYTLLSYVSNVLLLLLTILFLWAKSAQILNRPTPPIPHLQLSEETINEFATIIRDRTNTFLSVSHDIALGKDPKMFVKVAAYLVLISVIGSLTDFRTLCYTSIIVALTVPVAYERYEAYVDSSLIKGNVKLKKLYIRFDEKFIKKVKNYILEKNKLS
- the LOC110895410 gene encoding reticulon-like protein B12 isoform X2 encodes the protein MAILIITLASWVMFERSDYTLLSYVSNVLLLLLTILFLWAKSAQILNRPTPPIPHLQLSEETINEFATIIRDRTNTFLSVSHDIALGKDPKMFVKVAAYLVLISVIGSLTDFRTLCYTSIIVALTVPVAYERYEAYVDSSLIKGNVKLKKLYIRFDEKFIKKVKNYILEKNKLS